From the Octadecabacter antarcticus 307 genome, one window contains:
- the fzlA gene encoding FtsZ-binding protein FzlA gives MNRLYHYPLSPFSRKVRLSLAEKRIEVELVEERFWEQDADFLRRNPAGKVPVLKMGNRMMAESSAICEYLEETHPSPSLLPSDADGRYEVRRLVAWFDDKFNSEVTNKLMGERVFRKIMGTGYPDSANVKAGSKAIKYHLDYMHWLLDQRRWLAGNELSLADFAAAAHLSCLDYVSDVDWNRSEIVKDWYAKIKSRPAFRSILADQISGFPQPNHYNDLDF, from the coding sequence ATGAACCGTCTCTACCATTATCCGCTGTCACCTTTTTCGCGCAAAGTGCGCTTGTCGCTGGCCGAGAAGCGGATCGAGGTTGAGCTTGTTGAAGAACGTTTCTGGGAACAGGACGCAGATTTCCTGCGCCGCAACCCTGCTGGCAAGGTTCCCGTGCTGAAAATGGGCAATCGCATGATGGCCGAGAGCAGCGCGATTTGCGAATATCTGGAAGAGACGCACCCGAGCCCGTCGTTGCTGCCAAGCGATGCAGATGGTCGATATGAGGTGCGCCGTCTGGTGGCGTGGTTCGACGATAAGTTCAATTCCGAAGTGACGAACAAGCTGATGGGCGAACGCGTGTTCCGCAAGATTATGGGTACAGGATATCCCGATAGCGCGAATGTGAAGGCGGGAAGCAAGGCGATTAAATATCACCTTGATTATATGCACTGGCTGTTGGACCAGCGGCGCTGGTTGGCGGGCAATGAGTTGAGCCTAGCTGATTTTGCCGCTGCTGCGCATCTGTCGTGTCTGGATTATGTGTCGGATGTAGACTGGAACCGCAGTGAGATCGTCAAAGATTGGTATGCGAAAATCAAGTCACGACCTGCATTCCGGTCGATTTTGGCAGATCAGATTTCTGGGTTTCCGCAGCCAAATCATTATAATGATCTGGATTTTTAG
- the queG gene encoding tRNA epoxyqueuosine(34) reductase QueG, which produces MKDKLRAKALEEGFAGFGVCRPDAVPELPERLQRFVDEGHHGQMAWMAERMAWRSDPSALWPEARSVVMLAEPYTPQHDPLAVLEQKDRAAISVYAQNRDYHDVVKKRLKRVGRWLVDEAGCEIKVFVDTAPVMEKPLAAAAGLGWQGKHTNLLSRELGNWFFLGAIFTTLDLEPDTAEVEKCGSCTACLDICPTNAFPAPFQLDARRCISYLTIEHKGPVPEDLRALMGNRIYGCDDCLAVCPWNKFAVEAREIRYAARPELVAPPLRELVALDDGAFRAMFSGSPVKRIGRNRFVRNVLYAIGNSGDPALKDAAAALIGDPAEEVADAARWAVECLDKG; this is translated from the coding sequence ATGAAAGACAAATTGCGCGCTAAGGCGTTGGAGGAAGGTTTTGCGGGGTTTGGCGTGTGCCGACCCGATGCTGTGCCTGAATTGCCGGAGCGATTGCAGCGGTTTGTGGATGAAGGCCACCACGGCCAGATGGCGTGGATGGCGGAGCGGATGGCGTGGCGCAGTGATCCATCTGCATTGTGGCCAGAGGCGCGGTCAGTTGTGATGTTGGCGGAACCTTATACGCCCCAGCATGATCCCTTGGCGGTTTTAGAGCAGAAGGACCGCGCGGCAATCAGCGTTTATGCGCAGAACCGTGATTATCATGATGTAGTGAAGAAGCGACTGAAGCGCGTGGGGCGTTGGTTGGTCGATGAAGCGGGCTGTGAGATTAAGGTGTTTGTCGATACCGCACCCGTAATGGAAAAACCGCTTGCGGCGGCGGCCGGGCTGGGATGGCAGGGTAAGCATACGAATTTATTGAGCCGCGAATTGGGGAACTGGTTTTTCCTTGGGGCGATTTTTACCACTTTGGACTTGGAGCCTGACACGGCAGAGGTTGAGAAGTGCGGGTCCTGCACGGCGTGTTTGGACATCTGCCCGACGAATGCGTTTCCGGCGCCATTTCAGCTCGATGCGCGGCGGTGTATTTCGTATTTGACGATTGAACATAAGGGGCCAGTGCCAGAAGATTTGCGCGCGCTGATGGGCAACCGGATTTATGGCTGTGATGATTGTTTGGCGGTGTGCCCGTGGAACAAGTTTGCGGTTGAGGCGCGTGAAATCCGGTATGCGGCGCGGCCTGAATTGGTCGCGCCGCCATTGCGCGAACTGGTCGCTTTGGACGACGGTGCATTTCGGGCGATGTTTTCGGGCAGTCCAGTGAAGCGGATCGGGCGCAACAGGTTTGTGCGCAATGTTCTGTATGCAATTGGAAATTCAGGCGATCCAGCGTTGAAGGATGCGGCAGCCGCACTGATTGGAGATCCTGCCGAAGAGGTTGCAGATGCAGCGCGTTGGGCTGTGGAATGCCTTGATAAGGGGTGA
- a CDS encoding PQQ-dependent sugar dehydrogenase produces MMRTAALVAAFLTPMIAAAQVEQGAANADFAPAFEGQTRAPALPQTAVEIEQLVSGLRAPWGIAQLPGDGFLVTEREGRMRLISDGAMSEPIGGLPEVAAIDQGGLLDVAVRTDFADTRQVWWTYAAEMDGGYITAAATGVLDEESTEMTDVRVIFEQNPPSQTPKHYGSRIVFGPDGMAYITTGEHSSQADRVLAQDITTTYGKVIRISPEGDVPDDNPFVGTEGVDTIWSYGHRNIQGADFAADGTLWTMEHGPRGGDELNAPQAGANYGWPIISYGINYDGTGVGSGEAVRAGMEQPVYYWDPVIAPGGIDFYEGTLFDWGGDLLIAGLNPGALVRLSMEDGRVTGEERLLTDVGRIRDVEVLRDGSVLVLIDAPNGGILRMTPAQ; encoded by the coding sequence ATGATGCGTACCGCAGCCCTAGTCGCCGCCTTTTTGACACCGATGATTGCTGCAGCACAGGTTGAGCAGGGAGCGGCCAACGCCGATTTCGCACCCGCGTTCGAGGGGCAGACCCGTGCGCCTGCATTGCCACAGACGGCGGTCGAAATTGAACAGCTTGTGTCAGGATTGCGTGCGCCGTGGGGAATTGCACAATTGCCGGGGGACGGTTTTTTAGTGACGGAGCGCGAAGGGCGGATGCGGCTAATTTCAGATGGTGCGATGTCAGAGCCGATTGGCGGGCTTCCAGAGGTTGCGGCAATTGATCAGGGCGGGTTGCTGGACGTTGCAGTGCGGACCGATTTCGCCGACACGCGGCAAGTTTGGTGGACCTATGCCGCTGAGATGGACGGGGGATATATTACGGCCGCTGCGACAGGCGTGCTCGACGAAGAGAGCACTGAAATGACAGATGTTCGTGTCATTTTTGAGCAAAACCCGCCGTCGCAGACGCCCAAGCATTATGGCAGTCGCATTGTGTTTGGTCCGGATGGAATGGCCTATATCACCACGGGCGAACACAGCAGTCAGGCGGACCGCGTGCTTGCGCAAGATATCACCACGACCTACGGCAAGGTCATTCGGATATCGCCTGAGGGCGACGTGCCGGACGACAATCCGTTTGTTGGGACCGAGGGGGTGGACACAATTTGGTCTTATGGGCACCGCAACATTCAAGGGGCTGATTTTGCCGCTGACGGGACGTTGTGGACGATGGAGCACGGGCCGCGCGGCGGGGATGAGTTGAACGCGCCGCAGGCCGGTGCAAACTACGGCTGGCCGATTATTTCCTATGGGATCAATTATGACGGCACCGGTGTCGGATCCGGTGAGGCGGTGCGTGCCGGAATGGAGCAGCCGGTTTATTATTGGGATCCGGTAATCGCGCCCGGTGGGATCGATTTTTACGAAGGCACGCTGTTTGACTGGGGTGGTGATCTGCTGATCGCCGGTTTGAACCCCGGCGCGTTGGTGCGATTGTCGATGGAAGACGGGCGCGTCACGGGTGAGGAACGGTTGCTGACAGATGTAGGTCGGATTCGCGACGTCGAGGTGTTGCGCGATGGGTCGGTTCTGGTGCTGATCGACGCGCCGAACGGCGGAATTTTGCGCATGACACCAGCGCAGTAG
- a CDS encoding DMT family transporter → MTTSIQSNVTRGIFLMMSAITVFTVMSAFIKAADRVPAGEAMFFRSIMAMPIILIWLVTHGGIRAGIRTKSVRNHAVRGIVGSCAMGLGFAGLKYLPLPEVTAIRFVSPILMVVLAAFILGERFRFVRIAAVMLGFIGVVIIVAPRMSVGLGSNEALGVGLTLGSACLAALAQVFVKGMSGRESTTAIVFWFSATATVLSLLTLPFGWVWPNGYELALLVGAGVIGGLGQILLTASYRFAEAGVLAPFTYIAMLWSLLIGYFWFDEVPTMAMLIGAAFVISAGVIIVLRERALGGDATARRKVKAKGLE, encoded by the coding sequence ATGACCACATCAATTCAGAGCAATGTGACGCGGGGCATCTTTCTGATGATGTCGGCCATAACTGTGTTCACTGTCATGTCCGCATTCATCAAGGCGGCGGACCGCGTGCCGGCAGGCGAGGCGATGTTTTTTCGATCCATTATGGCGATGCCAATCATTTTGATCTGGTTGGTAACGCACGGTGGGATCAGGGCAGGGATTCGCACGAAATCGGTGCGCAATCATGCCGTGCGGGGGATTGTTGGGTCTTGCGCGATGGGGTTGGGTTTCGCGGGTTTGAAGTATCTGCCGTTGCCCGAAGTGACCGCGATCCGCTTTGTGTCGCCCATTTTGATGGTTGTTTTGGCGGCGTTTATTTTGGGAGAAAGGTTTCGCTTTGTGCGCATCGCGGCAGTCATGCTGGGTTTTATTGGGGTCGTAATTATTGTGGCACCACGGATGAGCGTTGGATTGGGATCAAACGAGGCGTTGGGCGTTGGATTGACGTTGGGATCAGCGTGTCTGGCGGCGTTGGCGCAGGTATTTGTAAAAGGCATGTCAGGGCGTGAAAGCACGACGGCGATTGTGTTCTGGTTTTCGGCGACAGCGACGGTCTTGTCGCTGCTGACGCTGCCGTTTGGCTGGGTCTGGCCGAATGGATATGAATTGGCGTTGCTGGTCGGGGCCGGGGTCATTGGTGGGCTTGGACAGATTTTGCTGACGGCAAGCTATCGGTTTGCCGAGGCAGGCGTTCTGGCGCCGTTCACCTATATTGCGATGTTGTGGTCGCTATTGATTGGCTATTTCTGGTTCGACGAAGTGCCAACTATGGCGATGTTGATTGGCGCGGCGTTTGTGATTTCTGCGGGCGTCATCATCGTATTGCGTGAACGCGCGCTTGGTGGTGATGCGACGGCGCGGCGCAAGGTTAAAGCGAAAGGATTGGAGTAA
- a CDS encoding branched-chain amino acid aminotransferase yields MAGAYDDRDGKIWMDGTLVDWRAAKVHILSHALHYASSVFEGERCYNGKIFKSRQHSERMLRSGKFIDFDIPYTIDEIEAAKQAALDANGLKDAYVRAVAWRGAGEDMGVASSRNPVHMAVAVWEWGNYYGDAKTKGAKLDIAKWKRPSPECAPSQAKAAGLYMIATMSKHAAEAKGCSDAMMYDYRGYIAEATGANIFFVKNGEVHTPTPDAFLNGITRQTVIGMLRDKGITVIERHIMPEELDGFEQCWLTGTAAEVTPVGQIGEKKFEVGKLVTDLAADYEKLVRA; encoded by the coding sequence ATGGCTGGCGCATATGATGATCGTGATGGCAAAATCTGGATGGACGGCACGCTCGTCGACTGGCGCGCGGCCAAAGTCCACATCCTCTCTCACGCCCTGCACTACGCCTCCTCCGTGTTTGAAGGCGAACGCTGCTACAACGGCAAGATATTCAAATCCCGCCAGCACTCCGAACGCATGCTGAGATCTGGCAAGTTCATCGACTTCGACATCCCCTATACAATCGACGAAATCGAGGCTGCGAAACAAGCAGCACTTGATGCCAACGGCCTGAAAGACGCCTATGTGCGTGCGGTTGCATGGCGCGGTGCCGGTGAAGACATGGGCGTCGCGTCTTCGCGCAATCCTGTCCATATGGCCGTGGCTGTTTGGGAATGGGGTAACTATTACGGCGATGCCAAAACCAAGGGTGCAAAGCTCGATATTGCCAAATGGAAACGCCCGTCGCCCGAATGCGCCCCGTCCCAAGCCAAAGCTGCTGGCCTGTACATGATCGCGACAATGTCCAAGCACGCGGCAGAGGCGAAGGGCTGTTCAGATGCCATGATGTACGACTATCGTGGCTACATCGCCGAAGCGACGGGCGCCAATATCTTCTTTGTCAAAAACGGCGAAGTGCACACGCCCACACCTGATGCATTCCTGAACGGGATCACCCGTCAAACGGTTATCGGCATGCTGCGTGACAAAGGCATCACCGTCATTGAACGCCACATCATGCCCGAAGAACTAGACGGGTTTGAACAATGCTGGCTGACAGGCACTGCCGCCGAGGTCACACCAGTCGGTCAGATCGGTGAGAAAAAATTCGAAGTCGGCAAGCTGGTTACAGACCTTGCCGCCGACTACGAAAAATTGGTTCGCGCCTGA
- a CDS encoding MarR family winged helix-turn-helix transcriptional regulator: MEGGGRETGNALLFLTDEQLRKGIEAMFFAYRGFTADPDRILSDIAYGRAHHRALHFIHRSPGTTVNNLLAMLGVTKQSLNRVLRALVADGLVRNEVGKRDKRERHLYLTPDGEALERQLSDAQRDRMRTAYRAAGPEAVTGFRQVLEAMMDEEMRNRYDALKDLKG; the protein is encoded by the coding sequence ATGGAAGGCGGCGGGAGAGAAACCGGCAACGCACTGTTGTTCCTAACGGATGAACAGCTTCGCAAAGGAATTGAGGCGATGTTTTTCGCCTACCGTGGGTTTACGGCAGACCCTGATCGTATTCTGTCTGACATTGCCTACGGGCGGGCGCATCATCGTGCGCTACATTTTATTCATCGCAGTCCGGGAACGACGGTCAATAATCTATTGGCGATGCTGGGCGTTACAAAGCAATCGCTGAACCGTGTGTTGCGGGCATTGGTTGCGGATGGTTTGGTCCGCAACGAAGTCGGTAAGCGCGACAAGCGGGAACGACACTTGTATCTGACGCCAGACGGCGAGGCGTTGGAACGGCAGTTGTCAGATGCCCAACGCGACCGGATGCGAACCGCCTACCGCGCTGCGGGGCCGGAAGCCGTTACAGGGTTCAGGCAAGTGCTTGAGGCGATGATGGATGAAGAGATGCGCAATCGTTATGATGCGTTGAAAGACCTGAAGGGGTAG
- a CDS encoding response regulator has translation MHSDQPHLLIVDDDERIRVLLQKYLVRNGFLVTAARDAAHARRILAGLDFDLLVLDVMMPGEDGVTLCADLRRERNTPILLLTAKAETSDRIAGLEAGADDYLAKPFEPKELLLRINSILRRVPPSEAKSIVPQVLHLGPLRYEMDRGEIWRGEDLVRLTATEVQLMKIFSTTPGEAISRENLVDRLGRSGGQAQERAVDVQITRLRRKLETDPKQPRYLQTVRGAGYMLAPD, from the coding sequence ATGCACAGTGACCAGCCACATCTGCTGATTGTCGACGACGATGAGCGGATCCGCGTGTTGTTGCAGAAATATTTAGTGCGCAATGGGTTTCTTGTGACGGCTGCCCGCGATGCAGCCCATGCACGGCGGATTTTAGCGGGCTTGGATTTTGACCTGCTCGTTCTGGATGTGATGATGCCCGGCGAGGACGGCGTGACACTGTGTGCTGACCTGCGCCGTGAACGTAACACGCCGATCTTGTTGCTGACGGCCAAAGCGGAGACCAGCGATCGGATCGCTGGGCTTGAGGCGGGCGCGGATGATTATCTGGCCAAGCCGTTTGAACCCAAGGAACTGCTGCTGCGGATCAATTCAATCCTGCGCCGTGTGCCACCATCGGAAGCCAAAAGTATTGTTCCTCAGGTGCTGCATCTGGGGCCGCTGCGCTATGAAATGGACCGTGGAGAAATATGGCGTGGCGAGGATTTGGTGCGGCTGACCGCGACGGAGGTGCAGTTGATGAAGATATTCTCGACCACTCCGGGGGAAGCGATCAGCCGAGAGAATTTGGTGGATCGGTTGGGTCGATCTGGCGGGCAGGCACAAGAGCGTGCAGTAGACGTGCAGATCACACGGTTGCGCCGCAAGTTAGAGACTGACCCTAAACAGCCACGCTATCTGCAGACGGTGCGCGGTGCGGGATATATGTTGGCGCCAGATTAA
- a CDS encoding histone deacetylase family protein yields MATALITHKGCYDHVTPQGHPEQVARLDAVLGAMDGMDLVRVDAPLAADDDLLRAHPKAHIQTIKAAAPSEGWRSLDADTHMSVGTLEAAYRAAGAVVKAVDLVMAGDVGNAFAAVRPPGHHAERETAMGFCFFGSVAVAAKHALEFHGLKRVAILDFDVHHGNGTQDLVEEDARILFCSSHQMPLFPGTGAAHETGVGNVVNVPLPDGCGSATFRTAWERQVFPRVDAFKPELLLISAGFDAHANDPLAGVLLHEDDFAWITGKLCDLADKHCSGRVVSALEGGYDLEALGRSARAHVDVLKERAR; encoded by the coding sequence ATGGCCACGGCATTGATTACACATAAGGGCTGTTACGACCATGTGACACCGCAAGGACATCCTGAGCAGGTGGCGCGGTTGGATGCGGTGTTGGGTGCGATGGACGGCATGGATTTGGTGCGTGTTGATGCGCCATTGGCGGCGGATGATGACCTATTACGGGCCCATCCGAAGGCGCATATTCAGACGATCAAGGCGGCAGCGCCGTCCGAGGGCTGGCGGTCTTTGGATGCGGATACGCATATGTCTGTTGGCACTTTGGAAGCAGCCTATCGTGCGGCGGGTGCTGTTGTTAAGGCGGTCGATCTGGTGATGGCTGGCGACGTTGGCAATGCGTTTGCCGCAGTGCGCCCACCAGGGCATCACGCAGAACGCGAGACTGCAATGGGGTTCTGTTTCTTTGGATCTGTCGCTGTCGCAGCCAAGCATGCGTTGGAATTTCACGGGTTAAAGCGCGTTGCGATTTTGGATTTCGATGTGCACCATGGCAACGGCACGCAGGATTTGGTTGAAGAGGATGCGCGGATTTTGTTCTGTTCAAGCCATCAGATGCCATTATTTCCCGGCACGGGTGCGGCGCATGAAACCGGCGTTGGCAATGTTGTGAATGTTCCACTGCCAGATGGCTGTGGATCAGCCACATTTCGCACTGCGTGGGAACGCCAAGTGTTTCCACGCGTTGATGCGTTCAAGCCAGAGCTTTTGTTGATATCCGCGGGATTTGATGCACATGCTAACGATCCATTGGCGGGGGTGCTGTTGCATGAGGATGATTTCGCGTGGATCACTGGAAAGCTGTGTGATTTGGCGGATAAGCATTGTTCAGGCCGTGTGGTATCCGCGCTTGAGGGCGGGTATGATCTGGAAGCCTTGGGCCGTTCGGCGCGGGCACACGTAGACGTATTAAAGGAGCGCGCGCGATGA
- a CDS encoding exodeoxyribonuclease VII small subunit, which produces MSADVKAMSFEDALRELEQVVGKLERGEVPLDDSIALYERGAKLKKRCEAKLKEAEEKVAKLTLDGDGQPTGTEPLDG; this is translated from the coding sequence ATGAGTGCAGATGTTAAAGCGATGAGTTTCGAGGACGCGCTACGCGAGTTAGAGCAGGTTGTCGGCAAGTTGGAGCGTGGCGAGGTTCCGCTAGACGATTCTATTGCGCTGTATGAACGTGGTGCGAAATTGAAAAAGCGCTGTGAGGCGAAGCTGAAAGAGGCTGAAGAAAAGGTTGCTAAGTTGACACTGGATGGCGATGGGCAACCGACAGGCACGGAACCGTTGGATGGCTGA
- a CDS encoding polyprenyl synthetase family protein, which translates to MADALKDALKHAAQIVETTIEAAVRPVETVVPDAMMYAVRGGKALRGFLVLEGARLHGVEERIAAPIAGAIEAMHAYSLIHDDLPCMDDDDVRRGKPTVHRKWDAATAVLTGDALQALAFELIMSADIKPEAKVVLAHMLAIDAGERGMVGGQAADIAAETADAPLTLREIESLQAKKTGALIEWACAAGPRIAGADEMPMRHYGQALGRAFQIADDILDVTGDANTVGKAVCKDDAAGKATFVSLLGLDGAKRRAVELVDEACDALDVYKEAADTLKAAARFVVNRSR; encoded by the coding sequence ATGGCTGACGCATTGAAAGATGCGCTGAAGCATGCAGCACAGATTGTTGAGACAACAATCGAGGCCGCTGTGCGACCTGTTGAAACGGTTGTCCCAGACGCGATGATGTATGCGGTGCGCGGCGGAAAGGCATTGCGCGGATTTCTAGTTCTTGAAGGTGCGCGTTTGCACGGTGTCGAGGAGCGGATCGCTGCACCGATCGCTGGCGCAATAGAGGCGATGCACGCCTATTCCCTTATACATGATGATTTGCCCTGTATGGATGATGATGATGTGCGGCGCGGCAAACCAACGGTGCACCGCAAGTGGGACGCGGCGACGGCAGTTCTGACGGGCGATGCGTTGCAGGCCTTGGCGTTTGAATTGATTATGTCGGCAGATATCAAGCCAGAGGCGAAGGTCGTTTTGGCACATATGCTGGCCATCGATGCTGGTGAGCGTGGCATGGTTGGTGGGCAAGCAGCGGACATCGCGGCCGAGACCGCGGATGCGCCTTTGACCCTGCGCGAGATTGAAAGCCTACAGGCCAAGAAGACTGGAGCGTTGATTGAATGGGCCTGTGCGGCTGGTCCACGAATTGCAGGCGCGGACGAGATGCCAATGCGCCATTATGGCCAAGCGCTGGGCCGCGCGTTTCAGATTGCCGACGACATTCTGGATGTGACGGGCGACGCGAACACGGTTGGTAAGGCGGTTTGCAAGGACGACGCTGCGGGTAAGGCCACGTTTGTTTCGCTTTTGGGTCTGGATGGGGCGAAACGTCGCGCGGTTGAGTTGGTGGACGAGGCATGTGATGCATTAGATGTTTATAAAGAGGCAGCTGACACGTTAAAGGCTGCAGCGCGGTTCGTTGTGAACCGAAGCCGCTGA
- the dxs gene encoding 1-deoxy-D-xylulose-5-phosphate synthase codes for MAERPMTPLLDQIDLPSDMNGLSDAQLRRLADELRAETISTVSETGGHLGAGLGVVELTVALHAVFDAPKDKIVWDVSHQTYPHKILTGRRDRIRTLRQKDGLSGFTKRSESPYDCFGAAHSSTSISAALGFAVARDLGGEGGDAIAVIGDGAMSAGMAYEALNNAGHLKKRLIVILNDNEMSIAPPVGAMSSYLSRLYAGDPFQEFKAAAKGAVSFLPEPLQEGARRAKDMLKHMTVGGTLFEELGFSYLGPIDGHDMEQLLSVLRTVKIRATGPILIHVITKKGKGYAENRADRGHATAKFDVVTGEQKKTPSNAPSYTSVFAESLIKHATKDDKIVAVTAAMPDGTGLDRFMSRFASRCFDVGIAEQHGVTFCAGLAAGGMKPFCTIYSTFLQRGYDQIVHDVAIQRLPVRFAIDRAGLVGADGATHAGSFDVAFLANLPGFVVMAAADEAELTRMVATAVAHDSGPIAFRFPRGEGVGVEIPDDAQPLEIGKGRMIRAGARVAILSFGTRLQEIEKACEALATRGITPTVADARFAKPLDRDMILGLARDHEALITVEEGAIGGFGSHVAQLLAEEGVFDHGLKFRSMVLPDVFIDQAGPREMYEVAGMNAEHIETKVLHVLGVDVIGKRA; via the coding sequence ATGGCTGAGAGACCGATGACCCCACTTTTGGATCAAATTGATCTGCCGAGTGACATGAATGGCCTGAGTGATGCGCAGTTGCGCAGGCTTGCGGATGAATTGCGGGCCGAGACGATTTCAACGGTGTCAGAGACTGGTGGGCATTTGGGGGCCGGGCTTGGCGTGGTTGAGTTGACTGTGGCGCTGCATGCGGTTTTCGACGCGCCCAAGGACAAGATTGTTTGGGACGTCAGCCATCAGACCTATCCGCACAAGATCCTGACGGGTCGACGGGATCGTATTCGCACATTGCGCCAAAAGGATGGATTGAGCGGGTTCACCAAGCGGTCTGAATCGCCCTACGATTGCTTTGGTGCTGCGCATTCGTCCACATCGATTTCTGCCGCCCTCGGCTTTGCTGTTGCGCGCGATTTGGGTGGCGAAGGCGGCGATGCGATTGCGGTGATTGGCGACGGGGCGATGTCGGCGGGCATGGCGTATGAAGCGCTCAATAACGCGGGACATTTGAAGAAACGCCTGATCGTGATTTTAAATGACAACGAAATGTCGATTGCACCACCAGTTGGCGCGATGTCGTCGTATCTGTCGCGCCTTTATGCGGGCGACCCGTTTCAGGAATTTAAAGCGGCGGCAAAAGGCGCCGTGTCGTTTTTGCCGGAACCTTTGCAAGAAGGCGCGCGGCGGGCCAAGGATATGTTGAAACATATGACCGTTGGCGGAACGCTGTTTGAAGAACTGGGTTTTTCGTATCTGGGGCCGATTGACGGACACGATATGGAACAGTTGTTGTCGGTGCTGCGGACGGTAAAAATACGTGCGACAGGGCCGATCCTAATTCATGTGATTACCAAAAAGGGCAAAGGCTACGCCGAAAATCGTGCGGATCGCGGTCATGCAACGGCAAAGTTTGATGTGGTGACAGGCGAGCAGAAGAAAACGCCAAGCAATGCGCCATCTTACACGTCGGTATTTGCTGAAAGCCTGATCAAACATGCGACCAAAGACGACAAGATCGTTGCAGTGACGGCGGCGATGCCGGATGGCACGGGGTTGGATCGGTTCATGTCGCGGTTTGCGTCGCGCTGTTTTGACGTTGGTATTGCCGAACAACATGGCGTGACGTTTTGTGCAGGTCTCGCGGCGGGCGGGATGAAGCCGTTTTGCACGATTTATTCCACCTTTCTGCAACGTGGCTATGACCAGATCGTGCATGATGTTGCGATCCAACGTCTGCCCGTGCGGTTTGCGATTGATCGCGCGGGGCTGGTCGGCGCGGATGGCGCGACCCACGCCGGATCCTTCGATGTGGCGTTTCTGGCGAACCTGCCTGGATTTGTTGTCATGGCCGCTGCGGATGAGGCGGAGTTGACGCGCATGGTGGCAACCGCTGTTGCCCATGATAGTGGACCAATCGCATTCCGCTTTCCACGTGGCGAAGGTGTCGGTGTTGAAATTCCCGATGACGCGCAGCCGCTTGAAATTGGCAAAGGTCGGATGATCCGAGCAGGCGCGCGTGTCGCCATTCTGTCGTTCGGCACACGGTTACAGGAAATTGAAAAAGCCTGTGAAGCGCTGGCCACAAGGGGCATCACGCCTACAGTTGCAGATGCGCGGTTCGCCAAGCCGTTAGATCGCGACATGATCCTTGGACTGGCGCGCGATCACGAAGCACTGATCACCGTTGAAGAAGGCGCAATTGGTGGGTTCGGGTCACATGTGGCGCAATTGTTGGCAGAGGAAGGCGTGTTTGATCATGGCCTGAAGTTCCGTTCAATGGTGCTGCCGGATGTGTTTATCGACCAAGCGGGCCCGCGCGAAATGTACGAAGTTGCGGGCATGAACGCCGAACACATCGAAACAAAAGTACTGCATGTGTTGGGCGTCGATGTGATTGGAAAACGCGCTTAG